Proteins co-encoded in one Bacillus paramycoides genomic window:
- a CDS encoding ABC transporter ATP-binding protein, translated as MKNPLLRIENLQTSFRIQDQYHAAVDDVSLTVHENEIVAIVGESGCGKSALALSIMRLHNEANTKLQGQLYYRDKDLLSMSTAEINKVRGSNIGMIFQEPLTALDPLMTVGKQIEENLDYHTNLSKLEKKERTLELLHQVGIPKPELTYKQYPHELSGGMRQRIVIAIAIACKPGLIIADEPTTALDVTIQAQILDLLRSIQEQTKMGIILITHDLSVVAETADRIIVMYAGQIVETGTVEEIFNNPLHPYTRSLLNSIPSAYAEKEKLHVIQGVVPTLAKLPRTGCRFQARIPWIRPDQHEENPILHEVKPNHWVRCTCYKHFNFQDKKGDDVTHGTA; from the coding sequence ATGAAGAATCCACTTCTTCGCATTGAAAACTTACAGACTTCCTTTCGCATACAAGATCAATATCATGCAGCAGTTGATGATGTTTCGTTAACTGTCCATGAAAATGAAATTGTCGCGATAGTCGGTGAATCAGGTTGCGGAAAAAGTGCACTTGCCCTTTCCATTATGCGACTGCATAATGAAGCAAATACAAAATTACAAGGGCAGCTTTACTATAGAGATAAGGACTTACTCAGCATGTCAACCGCTGAAATAAACAAAGTACGCGGTTCAAATATCGGAATGATTTTCCAAGAACCTCTTACAGCTTTAGATCCTCTTATGACAGTTGGAAAACAAATAGAAGAAAACTTAGACTACCACACAAATCTTTCGAAATTAGAAAAGAAAGAACGCACCTTAGAACTACTTCATCAAGTTGGTATTCCAAAACCAGAACTTACATATAAACAATACCCTCACGAATTATCTGGCGGAATGAGGCAAAGAATTGTTATCGCAATTGCAATTGCTTGCAAGCCTGGACTCATCATTGCAGATGAGCCGACAACTGCTCTAGATGTAACAATTCAAGCGCAAATTTTAGATTTATTACGTTCCATTCAAGAACAAACAAAAATGGGCATCATCTTAATTACCCATGATTTAAGTGTTGTTGCTGAAACAGCTGATCGCATCATCGTTATGTATGCAGGACAAATTGTAGAAACAGGGACTGTTGAAGAAATATTTAATAACCCTCTTCACCCATATACTCGTTCCCTATTAAACTCAATCCCATCTGCATATGCTGAAAAAGAAAAATTGCATGTTATTCAAGGTGTTGTACCGACGTTAGCTAAGTTACCTCGCACAGGTTGTCGCTTCCAAGCACGAATTCCATGGATTAGACCTGATCAACACGAGGAAAATCCAATTTTACATGAAGTAAAACCAAACCATTGGGTGCGTTGTACTTGCTACAAACATTTTAACTTCCAAGATAAGAAAGGAGATGACGTAACTCATGGCACTGCTTAA
- a CDS encoding ABC transporter ATP-binding protein, whose amino-acid sequence MALLKVEDLKVHFPIKGGIFGRTLDYVRAVDGVSFELQAGETYGIVGESGSGKSTTGKAIMHLTKATGGSIHFNNRDLTKLSRSELREQRKDIQMIFQDPYSSLNPKKRVMDIIAEPLRNFEKLSPDEERRAVQDYLDKVGLNPESIYKYPHEFSGGQRQRIGIARALTLKPKLIIADEPVSALDVSVQAQVLNFLQDLQSELGLTYLFISHDLGVIRHMCDRIGVMYRGRIVEEATSAEIYNNPQHIYTKRLISAIPDIRPENREQQRKLRREVSAEYEKSYENYFNENGRAYDLKPISPTHRVALP is encoded by the coding sequence ATGGCACTGCTTAAAGTAGAAGATTTAAAAGTACATTTTCCAATTAAAGGCGGTATTTTCGGTCGTACATTAGACTACGTTCGTGCTGTTGATGGCGTAAGCTTCGAATTACAAGCTGGCGAAACATATGGCATCGTTGGAGAATCTGGAAGCGGCAAATCAACAACTGGAAAAGCAATTATGCACTTAACGAAAGCGACGGGCGGTAGTATTCATTTTAATAATAGAGATTTAACAAAGTTAAGTCGCTCAGAACTAAGAGAACAACGAAAAGATATTCAAATGATTTTCCAAGATCCTTATTCATCCTTAAACCCAAAGAAACGTGTTATGGATATTATCGCGGAACCACTTCGGAATTTTGAGAAACTCTCACCCGACGAAGAACGTAGAGCTGTTCAAGATTATCTTGATAAAGTCGGCTTAAATCCGGAGTCTATTTATAAATATCCACATGAATTTTCCGGTGGGCAAAGACAGCGGATTGGTATTGCACGCGCTCTTACATTAAAGCCAAAGCTTATTATCGCTGATGAACCTGTATCAGCACTGGATGTTTCTGTACAAGCCCAAGTTTTAAACTTCTTACAAGATTTACAATCTGAACTCGGACTAACGTACTTATTTATCAGTCATGATTTAGGTGTAATTCGCCATATGTGTGATCGTATTGGTGTTATGTATCGCGGACGCATTGTGGAAGAAGCAACTAGTGCTGAAATTTATAACAATCCACAGCACATCTATACGAAGCGCCTAATATCAGCTATTCCTGATATTCGTCCAGAAAACCGCGAACAACAGCGTAAATTGCGTCGTGAAGTAAGCGCTGAGTACGAAAAATCATATGAAAATTATTTCAATGAAAATGGACGTGCTTACGATTTAAAACCAATCTCGCCAACTCACCGGGTGGCATTACCATAA
- a CDS encoding ABC transporter permease subunit produces MAKKGNVLQQLGSLIGLALIIVVITALNPAFIEIPNLFNILRQVSINALIAFGMTFVILTGGIDLSVGSILALSSALVAGMMASGMDPFLAMAVGLLAGLVMGIVNGIIIAKGKVAPFIATLATMTIFRGLTLVYMDGRPITGLGDHLMFQMFGRGYFLGIPVPAVTMMIAFAVLYFILKKTTFGRRTFAIGGNEEAAALSGINVTRIKVMIYGLSGILAALAGIVLTSRLDSAQPTAGTSYELDAIAAVVLGGTSLSGGRGWIVGTFIGVLIIGVLNNGLNLLGVSSFFQQVVKGLVILLAVLIDRRKEA; encoded by the coding sequence ATGGCTAAGAAGGGGAATGTATTACAACAACTTGGGTCTTTAATTGGACTAGCGCTAATTATTGTAGTAATTACGGCTTTAAATCCAGCGTTTATTGAAATTCCAAATTTATTTAATATACTGCGTCAAGTATCGATTAATGCGCTTATTGCATTCGGAATGACCTTTGTAATTTTAACAGGGGGTATTGACTTATCGGTAGGTTCTATTTTAGCATTATCAAGTGCACTTGTTGCTGGAATGATGGCAAGTGGCATGGACCCGTTCCTTGCGATGGCAGTTGGATTATTAGCTGGTCTTGTAATGGGAATTGTAAACGGTATCATCATAGCGAAGGGAAAAGTAGCTCCATTTATTGCGACGTTAGCAACAATGACTATTTTTCGCGGGTTGACGCTTGTTTATATGGACGGACGTCCGATCACTGGCCTTGGTGATCATTTAATGTTCCAAATGTTTGGTCGCGGTTATTTTCTCGGTATTCCGGTACCAGCTGTTACAATGATGATCGCTTTTGCAGTACTGTACTTCATTTTGAAGAAAACGACATTTGGTCGCCGTACATTTGCGATTGGTGGAAATGAAGAAGCAGCAGCACTATCAGGTATTAATGTTACGAGAATTAAAGTAATGATTTACGGTCTTTCCGGAATTTTGGCAGCGCTTGCAGGTATTGTCTTAACATCACGACTAGATTCTGCACAGCCGACTGCAGGTACTTCTTACGAATTAGATGCAATTGCAGCAGTTGTATTAGGTGGAACAAGTCTTTCTGGAGGAAGAGGCTGGATCGTTGGTACATTCATCGGTGTACTTATTATCGGTGTACTAAATAACGGTTTAAATTTATTAGGTGTATCTTCTTTCTTCCAACAAGTTGTAAAAGGACTTGTAATCTTACTAGCTGTATTAATTGATCGTCGAAAAGAAGCGTAA
- the rbsR gene encoding ribose operon transcriptional repressor RbsR encodes MSTIKDVAKLAGVSVATVSRVLNKNGYVHEDTLKKVERAIEMLDYKPSTVARSLYNKKSRLIGLVVPNIVNPFFPEVARAVEDVAHKQGYTVVLCNSDENLEKEKQYIDVLRQNNVDGFIVATNPKNSVNYMNLSVPVVAIDRMFNERIPAVYADNYAGSQAATKLLIDKGCKHIAHIRGPRDVSTANERFEGFVDVITQNNLSYMIAESTFDPANSERVAVELLEEYPHIDGIVAGNDLIAIGIVKAALQKGISIPDDLQIIGFDGISLTEMMYPSITTVAQPIYEMGKIATELLLEQMEGNVLEEKHYRLPIEIIERNTTK; translated from the coding sequence ATGAGTACGATTAAAGACGTTGCGAAATTAGCGGGAGTATCTGTTGCGACCGTTTCCAGGGTGTTAAATAAAAATGGATATGTTCATGAAGATACATTAAAGAAAGTAGAACGAGCGATTGAGATGCTAGATTATAAACCTAGTACAGTAGCACGTTCACTATATAATAAGAAATCTCGTTTAATTGGCTTAGTTGTTCCAAATATCGTGAATCCATTCTTTCCAGAAGTTGCACGTGCCGTAGAAGATGTAGCTCATAAGCAGGGATATACAGTTGTACTTTGTAACTCTGATGAAAATTTAGAGAAAGAAAAGCAATATATTGATGTACTTAGGCAAAATAATGTGGACGGATTTATTGTAGCAACAAATCCAAAAAATAGTGTTAATTACATGAATCTGTCAGTACCAGTCGTTGCGATTGATCGTATGTTTAATGAGCGTATACCTGCTGTGTATGCAGATAACTATGCGGGAAGTCAGGCAGCGACAAAGTTATTAATAGATAAGGGCTGTAAACATATTGCGCATATTCGTGGACCGCGTGACGTAAGCACAGCTAATGAACGTTTTGAAGGCTTTGTAGACGTTATTACACAAAATAATCTTTCTTATATGATTGCAGAGAGTACATTTGATCCAGCTAATAGTGAGCGTGTAGCGGTAGAACTATTAGAAGAATACCCACATATTGATGGTATTGTTGCTGGGAATGATTTAATTGCAATAGGTATCGTAAAGGCTGCGCTTCAAAAGGGGATTTCTATTCCGGATGATTTACAAATTATCGGATTCGATGGAATTTCTTTAACAGAAATGATGTATCCATCTATTACAACTGTTGCACAGCCAATTTATGAAATGGGGAAAATTGCAACAGAACTGCTGTTAGAGCAGATGGAAGGAAATGTATTAGAAGAGAAACACTATCGTTTACCGATTGAAATTATAGAACGAAATACAACGAAGTAA
- the rbsA gene encoding ribose ABC transporter ATP-binding protein RbsA, which translates to MRIEMKSISKAFNGNPVLKNAQFMIETGEVHALMGENGAGKSTLMKILTGVYKRDSGTITIDGQERTFKNAKEAEEYGIAFIHQELNILSNLTVAENMFLGKELMYGKTGILRTRQMNAIAQQQLAELGLHVKGAMLAGDLSVGQQQIIEIAKALMTNASVIIMDEPTAALTDREIETLFTVINKLRKEGVSFVYISHRMEEIFSICDTITILRDGEYVGKRSIPETSFDEVVSMMVGRSIGERYPERNSQIGDVIFEMRNGTKKGKFENVSFQVRKGEILGVAGLMGAGRTDIMKAIFGYEPLDSGQIFINGQEVKIDSPIDAIRQRIAFITEDRKSEGLVLDFSIRENLALPNLESLSKGSVLSNELEQQFTADMMKLLNVKASSGEQAVKSLSGGNQQKVVIAKWLGIHPQLLILDEPTRGVDVGAKKEIYSIMNKLTEQGDAVIMVSSELPEVLGMSDRVLVIHEGKIGGILEKDEASQESIMALATGGE; encoded by the coding sequence ATGCGTATTGAAATGAAAAGTATTTCAAAGGCGTTCAATGGCAATCCTGTTTTGAAGAATGCACAATTTATGATTGAAACAGGAGAAGTCCATGCATTGATGGGGGAAAATGGAGCGGGTAAATCAACGCTCATGAAGATTTTAACAGGTGTATACAAAAGAGATAGTGGAACAATCACGATTGATGGGCAAGAGCGCACCTTTAAAAATGCGAAAGAAGCTGAAGAGTACGGTATTGCATTTATACATCAAGAATTGAACATATTATCGAATTTAACGGTAGCTGAAAATATGTTTCTCGGTAAAGAGTTAATGTATGGAAAGACAGGTATTTTACGTACGCGTCAAATGAACGCGATTGCGCAGCAGCAACTAGCGGAGTTAGGATTACATGTAAAAGGTGCTATGTTGGCAGGAGATTTATCGGTTGGACAACAACAAATTATCGAAATCGCGAAAGCCCTAATGACAAACGCGAGTGTTATTATTATGGATGAACCTACAGCTGCATTAACAGATCGTGAAATTGAAACGTTGTTTACTGTCATTAATAAATTACGTAAAGAAGGCGTTTCGTTCGTATATATATCACACCGAATGGAAGAAATTTTTTCAATATGTGATACCATTACGATTTTACGTGATGGGGAATACGTCGGAAAGAGATCCATTCCGGAAACATCATTTGATGAAGTAGTGAGTATGATGGTGGGGCGCAGCATTGGTGAACGTTATCCAGAACGAAATAGTCAAATTGGCGATGTTATTTTTGAAATGCGTAATGGAACGAAAAAAGGGAAGTTTGAAAATGTTTCGTTTCAAGTTAGAAAAGGTGAAATCCTTGGTGTTGCTGGTTTGATGGGAGCTGGCCGTACAGATATTATGAAAGCGATATTTGGATACGAACCTTTAGATTCTGGCCAAATTTTTATAAATGGACAAGAAGTAAAGATTGATAGTCCGATAGATGCGATTAGACAAAGAATAGCCTTCATTACAGAGGATAGAAAATCTGAAGGATTAGTGTTAGATTTCTCAATTCGAGAAAATTTAGCTTTACCGAATTTAGAAAGTCTTTCAAAGGGAAGTGTCTTAAGTAATGAACTAGAACAACAGTTTACGGCGGACATGATGAAACTTCTTAATGTGAAAGCATCCAGTGGAGAGCAAGCGGTGAAATCTCTTTCTGGTGGAAATCAGCAAAAAGTTGTTATTGCAAAATGGCTAGGTATCCACCCGCAGTTACTCATTTTAGATGAGCCAACAAGGGGTGTTGATGTTGGAGCGAAAAAAGAAATTTACTCTATTATGAATAAGCTTACCGAGCAAGGAGATGCCGTTATTATGGTATCATCTGAGCTTCCAGAAGTTTTAGGGATGAGTGATCGTGTTCTTGTTATTCATGAAGGAAAAATCGGCGGCATTTTAGAGAAAGATGAGGCATCACAAGAGTCTATTATGGCACTAGCTACAGGGGGAGAGTAA
- a CDS encoding MDR family MFS transporter — translation MEQQENINRKLLLVGLIIAMLFAALDGTIVGTAMPRIVGELGGLSLMTWLTTAYMLTSTTVVPIAGKLADLLGRRNVYITGLVIFMVGSALCGMANGMTELIIFRGIQGLGGGIMMPMAMIIIGDMFTGKERAKWQGIFGALYGLASVIGPQVGGWIVDAVNWRWVFYINLPVGILATIFIAMGLKSHKQTGPIKIDIAGIFTMILGVVSLLLALTFGGKDYPWDSWQIIGLFALALIGIVSFVIVETKAEEPILPMHFFKNRTFTLLNAIGFFMSIGMFGAIMFVPFFMQGIVGVSAAESGTIMTPMMITMIVMSIIGGQLVLKVGVKPQIITGMLIMAGGFWLLTTMDMHTTKLTATSYMMVIGLGMGLVMPTLTLALQESFPKKDLGVVTSSSQFFRQIGGTFGITILGSIMNNTSGTTLTKNLVPVLDTFPKEAGQMVTKFKDMIHTDPQGLYSMLFSPEALKQMPEAFANSIVPILKNSLVDSLHTVFLTGLVFIVVGAIFTIFLQKIKLSDRKKDAEEPATEEKEQTVSYS, via the coding sequence ATGGAGCAACAAGAAAACATAAATAGAAAGTTGCTGTTAGTTGGTTTAATAATCGCGATGCTATTTGCTGCATTAGATGGAACAATCGTTGGTACAGCAATGCCGCGTATCGTTGGTGAATTAGGCGGATTAAGCTTAATGACGTGGTTAACAACAGCTTATATGTTAACATCAACAACAGTTGTACCAATTGCAGGTAAATTAGCGGATTTACTTGGCCGTCGTAACGTATATATAACAGGGCTAGTTATCTTTATGGTTGGCTCGGCGTTATGTGGTATGGCAAATGGTATGACAGAATTAATTATTTTCCGTGGTATTCAAGGTCTTGGTGGCGGTATTATGATGCCAATGGCTATGATTATTATCGGAGATATGTTCACGGGAAAAGAACGTGCAAAATGGCAAGGTATTTTTGGTGCGTTATACGGTCTTGCTTCTGTAATTGGACCACAAGTTGGTGGTTGGATTGTAGATGCAGTGAACTGGAGATGGGTATTCTACATTAACTTACCAGTTGGTATTTTAGCAACAATCTTTATTGCAATGGGATTAAAATCACATAAACAAACAGGACCAATTAAAATTGATATCGCTGGAATTTTCACGATGATTCTCGGTGTTGTCAGTTTATTACTTGCCTTAACATTTGGCGGAAAAGATTATCCATGGGATTCATGGCAAATTATCGGGTTATTTGCATTAGCTTTAATTGGTATCGTTAGCTTTGTTATCGTTGAAACGAAAGCAGAAGAACCGATCTTACCGATGCATTTCTTTAAAAATCGTACATTTACATTATTAAATGCGATTGGATTCTTTATGAGTATTGGAATGTTCGGTGCGATTATGTTCGTACCATTCTTTATGCAAGGAATTGTAGGAGTAAGTGCTGCTGAATCAGGAACAATTATGACGCCGATGATGATTACAATGATTGTGATGAGTATTATCGGTGGGCAACTTGTATTAAAAGTTGGTGTAAAACCACAAATTATTACAGGAATGCTTATAATGGCTGGGGGATTCTGGTTATTAACAACGATGGATATGCACACAACTAAATTAACTGCAACGTCTTATATGATGGTTATCGGTTTAGGCATGGGTCTTGTAATGCCAACGTTAACATTAGCGTTACAAGAAAGCTTCCCGAAAAAAGACCTTGGTGTCGTAACATCATCAAGTCAGTTCTTCCGTCAAATTGGTGGAACATTTGGTATTACAATTTTAGGATCAATTATGAATAACACTTCAGGTACAACATTAACAAAGAATTTAGTACCTGTATTAGATACGTTCCCGAAAGAAGCGGGACAAATGGTAACGAAATTTAAAGATATGATTCATACAGATCCACAAGGTTTATATTCGATGCTATTTAGTCCAGAGGCATTAAAACAAATGCCAGAAGCGTTTGCTAACAGCATTGTACCAATTTTGAAAAACTCTTTAGTAGACTCACTTCATACTGTATTCTTAACAGGATTAGTATTTATCGTAGTAGGCGCTATCTTTACGATTTTCTTACAGAAGATTAAACTGTCAGATCGTAAAAAAGACGCTGAAGAGCCAGCTACAGAGGAAAAAGAACAAACTGTATCCTATTCGTAA
- the rbsK gene encoding ribokinase, with amino-acid sequence MPNIAVVGSISMDLVAVSKKRPKAGETVIGEAFHTIPGGKGANQAVAAARLGANVAMVGAVGNDNYGTVVRKNLENEHVFINYVVPVTDAATGIAHIVLAEEDNSIVVVQGANALVNESVVNRSKDLLIKADMVVLQLEIPLETVKYVLAICEEYKIPVMLNPAPAQVLSEDILEKATYITPNEHECRIVLDDFTSPIEELLAKYPNKLLMTEGSNGVRFHNGTEIVHVPSIAVDVVDTTGAGDTFNGALAVALSEGETLQKAIRFANIAGGLSVTKLGAQGGMPTRDRVREVQVIVG; translated from the coding sequence ATGCCAAATATTGCAGTAGTAGGTAGTATTTCAATGGACTTAGTGGCCGTTTCAAAAAAACGCCCGAAAGCAGGGGAAACAGTAATTGGTGAAGCATTTCATACAATTCCAGGAGGGAAAGGAGCCAACCAAGCGGTTGCTGCAGCTAGATTAGGTGCAAATGTAGCGATGGTTGGAGCGGTAGGAAACGATAATTATGGAACTGTAGTTAGGAAAAATTTAGAGAACGAGCACGTTTTTATCAACTATGTGGTACCGGTTACAGATGCAGCGACAGGAATTGCTCATATCGTTTTAGCAGAAGAGGATAACAGTATTGTTGTTGTGCAAGGAGCGAATGCTCTTGTAAATGAGTCGGTTGTAAATCGTTCAAAAGATCTTCTTATAAAAGCAGATATGGTTGTTCTTCAACTAGAGATTCCACTTGAAACAGTAAAATATGTATTGGCTATTTGTGAGGAATACAAAATCCCGGTTATGTTAAACCCAGCACCAGCACAAGTGTTATCAGAAGATATTTTAGAAAAGGCAACTTATATTACGCCAAATGAACATGAGTGTCGCATCGTATTAGATGATTTCACATCACCAATTGAAGAGTTACTGGCTAAATATCCAAACAAACTATTGATGACAGAAGGTTCTAACGGTGTACGTTTCCATAATGGTACGGAGATTGTACATGTTCCTAGCATTGCTGTTGATGTAGTAGATACGACTGGAGCTGGTGATACATTTAATGGTGCATTAGCAGTTGCTCTTTCTGAAGGAGAAACACTTCAAAAAGCAATTCGTTTTGCGAATATTGCTGGTGGTCTTTCTGTAACGAAGCTTGGGGCGCAAGGCGGTATGCCAACGAGAGATAGAGTACGTGAAGTGCAGGTGATTGTCGGATGA
- a CDS encoding MarR family winged helix-turn-helix transcriptional regulator has product MPNDMTHIDKIQALAFSIGKKMQTELLEQMQATGLTPPQFYILKILDHYGASRATKLAKKMYVKPSAITVMIDRLIDQELVERYHDKDDRRVVVIELTKKGKARVEEAMTARNEHLAKYFSHLELQEREDLLRLFEKLETIICGTQEKKENN; this is encoded by the coding sequence ATGCCAAATGATATGACGCATATCGATAAAATTCAAGCTCTTGCTTTTTCGATTGGAAAGAAAATGCAGACGGAGTTATTAGAACAAATGCAAGCAACAGGACTTACACCACCACAGTTTTATATTTTAAAGATTTTAGATCATTATGGAGCTTCAAGAGCGACAAAATTAGCAAAAAAGATGTATGTAAAGCCTAGTGCAATTACAGTGATGATTGATCGCTTAATTGACCAAGAGCTTGTCGAGCGCTATCACGATAAAGATGACCGTCGTGTTGTCGTCATTGAGTTAACAAAAAAGGGTAAAGCTAGGGTAGAAGAGGCAATGACTGCTCGTAATGAGCACCTTGCAAAATATTTCTCACATTTAGAATTACAAGAAAGAGAAGATTTATTACGCCTCTTTGAGAAGCTAGAAACAATTATTTGCGGGACACAAGAGAAAAAAGAGAATAACTAA
- the rbsD gene encoding D-ribose pyranase, whose translation MKKHGVLNSEIAAVLASLGHTDTIVIADCGLPIPDGVKRIDLAVEIGKPSFLGVLQVVADDMAIEKVTLAEEVINNNVEVNKEIGLKLIEPAFEYVAHEQFKEHTKKAKAIIRTGEATPYANVILHAGVIF comes from the coding sequence ATGAAAAAGCACGGTGTATTAAACAGTGAGATTGCAGCAGTCCTTGCTTCACTTGGGCATACGGATACGATTGTAATCGCTGATTGCGGTTTACCAATTCCTGACGGAGTAAAAAGAATTGATTTAGCTGTTGAAATTGGAAAACCTAGCTTTTTAGGTGTATTGCAAGTGGTAGCTGATGATATGGCAATTGAAAAGGTGACGTTAGCAGAAGAAGTTATTAACAATAATGTGGAAGTAAATAAAGAGATTGGGCTGAAATTAATAGAGCCAGCGTTTGAATATGTAGCTCATGAACAATTTAAAGAGCATACGAAGAAAGCGAAAGCCATTATTCGTACAGGAGAGGCTACTCCTTATGCCAATGTAATTTTACATGCAGGCGTGATTTTCTAA
- the glpT gene encoding glycerol-3-phosphate transporter: protein MFFTQFFKPAPHAERLPADRVDSEYRKLRLQVFLGIFIGYAGYYFVRKNFSLAMPYLIEQGFSKGELGVILSAVSIAYGLSKFLMGIVSDRCNPRYFLAAGLFLSGIINIIFGSFSFITTSIILMFVLQFLNGWVQGMGWPPCGRTMVHWFSISERGTKMSIWNVAHNVGGALMPSLVTLGLYFFANDWHSIFYFPGILSILVGIYVLITMKDTPQSCGLPSIEEHTGEYPPDEKVQDRERELSVKEILFKYVLNNKFLWYIAIANVFVYFVRYGVVDWAPTYLVEEKSFTHSSSRTAYALYEWAGIPGTLLCGWMSDKLFKGRRAPAGILFMVGVFIAVLVYWLNPPGNPMIDSIALVAIGFLIYGPVMLIGLHALDLAPKKAAGTAAGLTGFFGYLGGAAFASAAMGFIVDAFGWDGGFILLLASCVLAMFFLALTLKTGSTKQKQA from the coding sequence ATGTTTTTTACACAATTCTTTAAACCTGCGCCCCACGCGGAACGCTTACCAGCTGATCGCGTTGATAGCGAATACCGTAAATTACGTTTACAAGTATTCTTAGGTATCTTCATCGGTTATGCGGGTTATTACTTTGTTCGAAAAAACTTTTCACTTGCAATGCCATACTTGATCGAACAAGGATTTAGTAAAGGGGAACTTGGGGTTATCCTTTCAGCAGTTTCTATCGCTTACGGATTAAGTAAATTTCTTATGGGTATCGTATCCGATCGTTGTAATCCTCGCTACTTTTTAGCAGCTGGGCTATTTTTATCAGGTATCATTAATATTATTTTCGGCTCATTTTCTTTCATTACAACGAGCATTATACTTATGTTTGTACTTCAGTTTTTAAACGGATGGGTACAAGGTATGGGATGGCCTCCTTGTGGGCGTACAATGGTTCACTGGTTCTCAATTAGTGAACGTGGTACAAAAATGTCTATTTGGAACGTCGCTCATAATGTCGGCGGCGCACTTATGCCTTCTCTTGTAACATTAGGCCTATATTTCTTTGCAAATGACTGGCATAGTATTTTTTACTTCCCAGGTATTCTTTCAATTTTAGTTGGTATTTATGTGTTAATTACGATGAAAGATACACCTCAATCTTGCGGATTACCTTCTATTGAAGAACATACTGGAGAATATCCACCAGATGAGAAAGTACAAGATCGCGAACGCGAACTTTCAGTAAAAGAAATTTTATTTAAATACGTACTAAACAATAAATTTTTATGGTACATCGCTATTGCGAACGTTTTCGTATATTTCGTACGTTACGGTGTTGTAGACTGGGCTCCTACTTATTTAGTAGAAGAAAAAAGCTTTACTCATAGTAGCTCACGTACAGCTTATGCTCTATATGAATGGGCTGGTATTCCAGGTACACTTCTTTGTGGCTGGATGAGTGATAAATTGTTTAAAGGACGCCGCGCACCTGCTGGTATTTTATTTATGGTTGGTGTATTTATCGCCGTACTTGTTTACTGGCTAAACCCTCCTGGTAATCCAATGATTGATAGTATCGCACTTGTCGCAATTGGATTTTTAATTTACGGACCTGTTATGTTAATTGGTCTACATGCACTTGACTTAGCGCCAAAGAAAGCGGCTGGAACTGCAGCTGGATTAACTGGCTTCTTCGGTTACTTAGGCGGAGCTGCTTTCGCTAGTGCCGCTATGGGCTTTATCGTAGATGCATTCGGATGGGATGGCGGATTCATCTTATTACTTGCATCTTGTGTACTTGCAATGTTCTTCCTTGCTCTTACTTTAAAGACAGGATCTACAAAACAAAAACAAGCTTAA